AGACCACCAGAGTATCCGCCACCACCAATCACTTGTCCAACACTTTGGTATCCAGAACCACCGGAGAGTCCTTGTCCTTGATAACTGTTTCCTCCACTAATTCCAGAATCATAAGCAGAAATTAGACCACTATTTCCGTAATAACCACTGTCTCCTCCAGAAATACTGTTTCCAGAAATACCACTAAGCCCAGTGTCGTATCCGGCATCGATAATTTCAACACTTGGAGCTTGAACTTGAGAGTAAGTTATCTGAGGTTGTTGAGAGTAAGTTATCTGAGGTTGTTGAGAGTAAGTTATCTGAGGTTGGATCTCTTGTTGTACTTGGTAAGTGCTTACAACTGGGCTTGAAATTATTTGAGCAGGAGCTTGGTAGCTGATTGAAGATTGTCTTGGTGGCAAGTAGGTATTTGTGAGATGACTGACGTCAGCGGCTGCCAAACCAATAAATGCGAGGACGATGAAGAATTTCTACggaacataaaataaaaactgttttaaaacattttaaaaataaccttATACGatcttatttttgaattttgttgcgaaaattgtaaaatttatttaactatatGACGTCAATATACTCATTAATATTAAGTGGCAATGTttggtttattttaataaaaattccatttaggtacttatattattttaataaacagTAAAATGTTTTTCCTTGATTAAAGAGTCAAGTCAGAAGATTCTCGTCTTCGGCAAAAGCATTTTGTTCTTAAAGTTTAGGGTTTTCCAAAAGTGCCACCGGGATAAAATGAATCTTATAATTTTGGGGATTCAAAAATGGTAAAATCGTTTCAACTTATTGGTTTAATAAGTCCGAAAATTTGATGGGTCACCACTCAATGAATGTACCTACCTGCATATCTACGAAAATTATTTGTATGCACAACTTTGTTAATTCCATCAACTCTTAGGGGTCATTTatgattaatttgttttttttttttttctacgattgGGAACGGTCTCGAAAAGTTTCATAAAAATgcgtgacaattttttttctactacttacttaagtaaaacaaaaaatatagagCTTGGAATACCGCATAAGGGTAAAAGCCCTTATCTTAaaggtatttataaaaaaaaattgggaaaaattgttatttgattttattaaagcaTATTTTTGAGAATCTAATCTTGagagccatttaaaaaaaaaattataatataaatattttctaaaatttttcaaaaaaaaaaagttgatatttcgaaatacatatttcactaacacgttttcaaaaaatttatttttcacaaaaaaaaattaaatatttctttaaaaatccaaaagtttTCTAAGTTTTTAATACACATAACGGTTACTTAAACGCTTATGTCTAAGatatattcagaaaccaaaaaatccggttctatggcaggtaccgttaataacggttcagaaaatatttgttgcatttTAAAAGTGTTaatcaaaatccttagagccttttttgaaaaaaaaaaagtagcttttctatttctgttatatgacaagtaccattagttttggtcctaaaaaaaatttcaatttctcctcaccgcaattttgcaatttttcttcAAGAAGGGTGAGCTCGATccaccattaaaaattataaaaaataacaaaagtgGATCTCATAAAATTAGTTGTTATCAGTCTAGTTTACAAAACTTCTACAAGTTAAACCATTCTGATGAAAATGTTGATCAACATATAAAACGTTtccaaagtaataaaaaaaaagcagtttttttttatttttttaatccataTTTGCGACAAATATAACGCATTTTCaacattttcgttgaaaatttgaaattcgaatttGAGAAGATTCTATTCATAAAAGAAGTTTTGGATGATTGATTCCAATAGTCTTGATTCTATTTATCAGAAGTTCTTTACGCATGTTGCCTATTTCTCACTCTTACAGCAGCAAAGCCTatgaaaaccatttttgaagcttaagatatttgaaaattatttcagAAATTCTAAGggacaaaaacttaaacttgtAAAACccaattagcttttttttttaaatacatttattgtatctttattttttcgaaGGTTTTGGATGAGCTCTTTGGCTTTATTATCCTTTAACCTTTAGATTGTCAATTAAagcagaatttttgttttatttcacgaTAAAAGAAAGGTAGATAATTCAAATCGAAAGCTATAGTCTATTGTACCAAAAGCTGAGAAATTCGGGTGTTTTTGacttattttagtttttggCACTGCTGTTTGAAAactaagaatattaaaaaattaaaagtaacgGATTGGACGCCCGAAATCCCTACACAGATTCGAAAAAACTATTGgcttaaaatattaaatcttGATAATTTGTggcattttgttaaaatttgagtttaattatttattattgcaGAAAAGTTCTTTTCTTAGGTTTTGAATTTCTAGATTTTCTTTATTTGAATATAATGCCTAACTCTCAATGTTTTTTCACAGACTTTTATTAAATAGATTTATTGgagagaaataatttttaatttcacttttttttttacatatatgtaacttaaaaacaaaaagaaagcacttttgtcaaaaacttatttttactaACCATTTTAATAGCTTAATGCGGACTTTAGCTTTAACGATTAACACttaaactattcgaatgaaactCAAGAACTGATGTTCCCCCAAATTGTGCAAAgaaatttatatcaaaaaactTATTTGGATCAAAATTTTGCATCctaaaaaattatacaatacaaaaaaaaaatacctgctGCAAAAGattataaacgaaaaaaaagaaaaatgagcaaaaaaaactcattaaaaGCAAAAGATAGGTGTGtcgtaataaaaatataagattCATAGCAACACATGTACTGATTTAACCACTTAATCACGCTATGCTAAAGGTGAATCAAGTTGAAGGCATCAGTTTGGTCGGAAACCGCAATATTACCAGAAAACCTGTTCAAGAAGAGCTGCAATGTCCAGTATGTCGGtttcttttgaatattttgactataaaataaaataaataaaacaaacaagaaCACTAAGTTAACATAATAATTAATGTTTGGTCACATTTAATTAAGTTCCAAAGGTAGGAAGGTACATAAGTTTGCCATTAATTGTTGTGATTTCACAGATACAATCTGATTGAACTTAAAATCAATCAGATGAAGATTAATGATTGTGACCCTTTGTTTAAGATATACGACAAAAGTagggttatttattttttgtttgaacctCTAAATAACATTGACATTATTTGTGTGAATTTTATGCACTAATAACTTTGACAAGAAGAAGTCTTATCTTAACTTATTttcaagtaaaatttatttacattACAGACGCTTATTATTactatttttaatacaaacaaattaaaataacaagcCCCTTAATTCcacttaaatgaaaacaaatgcatATCCAAAAATTGGTACTTAATCAGTTATTATGTAAATAAAGCTGGACCATGCGTCAACAACACCTTCTTCTGGTTTTCTTCAACTTGACTTGATTTCATTAATCTCCttaaggaaacaaaaattataaaaaaagaaagttaataaaaaaagtagtttagCCTTGATGAGTTTTTTTGCAAACCTGAACTAGAGCAAGTTTTTCGTGCAGCAACTGTTGATGAGAATTAATATTAAGTAATCTGATCGACTGAACAATTCATAAAAGAATGATAACTTCGAGGTTACCTATCCACccgcatttattttatttttcaatcattatACGAGTATCCTTTGCTGTAGATCGAATACCTCGTAAGGTCGAAAACGAGAAGAGTTTAATAAATTATCTGGGTTTTCAGAATTGTCTTGATTAAACTTTAGCCACATACCTTCTTGAACATAAACGAGAGTAGTGCATTTTACATTCTCTATGGTCTTCTAAACCAACATGATTCACAGTTTGGAAATCACGTCAGTTGTAGtgaaaaatacttgtttttttaaatgtttcagGTATGACCAGGCATCCGCTACATAATGAAACAATTTGTACATATTTATGTTtggcttgattttttttgtatagataaaattaaaaaaagttttttttttgtttattttaatctttaacACAATTCATTTAAATGAATAGTATAAATTATCAGATAGCTAAAATTTTAAGCAAactttcataaataaataatgatatTCACTCTAAAACTAATGCAATAAATCATTGAATTTAACGACATAAAAGTCATACTTTTGCTACGGTTTTTGTACTGTTTAAGAGATTTTTATCGCCCAATAAATGTTAAAATCATGGTCAATggtttatttatatattattttgattttcataTAAGGtagaaaatacaataaaaaaaatatttatctttgtACATATTTCCTGAAAACAAAACTGAACTAgtttattttttgcaatatttattataacccgtttttattaaaatgcgaCATCTTTTCAAAAACTATCACTTTTGGagtgaatataaattttaatattaaaggtTAGTAGTTATTTAATTAGAAATCTTTTATATTATGCAATCtactaacaaaaataataaacaaaaatagaaaatgttATGATATGTTAATCAACTTATGAGAGGCTCGTCATTATGATAATAAATATAagcataaataaatttattcacgattttttttatttataattattttatgcaaaaagaTTTTGTGCATTTATGTTATGGTTAAGCTCAGCCGAAAATGTATCTTTCCACCTAAACAGTGTCGAAAATTTATCCTCGGCTAAATATTCAACCCGATTCACACACCGCTTTAATTGTTTATTGCTGAACTTTAAATTCCATACAATTTTTCTCAAtctctaaaataaataaattgcacgactggggtcgcacgtacttgctcttatgcttaaagtaactataatgttaaagctttttattcaagaaatttaaaattcgatattttgaagaaatttcataagtagtataaaaaaattaaatctgtttttataattaataaaactccgttttaaaatatcttaaaaaaaaaaacaaatatgccattttatttctcgtataaaaaggtatttttagaaaaaaaattttgaaaattgtaggagccgttttttaaaaaaataattttttatatataaaatttttttaacatttttcaaaaaaaaagttggtatgccattttgaagaaataattaatttacatataaaaactaaatttcaaaatttttcattgatccgttttcaaaaaattgatttttcaaaaaaaaattttgaaatattttttaaaaaaccaaaaatgcgttttttgaaaattttctaaaattttaatattatctttacttacacacttttgtataaaaattttcatttaaatcgggttaattttgtacgagatattcagaaacgaaaaaaaccgttctatgacaggtaccgttaataacggtacaaaaaatattttttttatttaaaaagttggcccttatgtgtagtattacacacaaaaattttaatcaaaatcgttagagccgtttttgaaaaaaattaacttttctatttccgttatatggcaggtaccgttagttttggtcataaaaaaaaaatttcaatttcccctctagggaatcaccaaaaactgctaactaccaagtttgaagaaaatcacttcactcgtttaggctgcagctccagatagagacagacggacagacagacagacagacagacagacagacagacagacagaattgccggacccacttttttggcattctccatcatcgtaatgtcatgtaaaattgttatctcaagttcgattttttttacgaatcctaaacttgccctatagtacctatatcgcaagtaaaaattaaaaaaaattcatataaaatctGCTCAATTAAGGTCTGCCATTACTTTGATCAAAAAGTGTTCcgtttcaaattttcatttgttGGAGCAAAAAACATTCAACATAAGAATAGCACAGGGTTCCCAGGTTGAGGGGAAAATCACCATTTTTTGCCGATTTTCTTAGACGAAAGGGATAAAATAGGGGACGGGgataaaaaaggggaaaaaatatctaaaaggggaaaaatttaaacttacaaaaacgttagacataatctttgaacaatggaatcaatttaaataaaacttaatttcgaaataaactATCGTATTCCACGCTAagtggattttttaatttgacagctCTACTAAAAAATAGGgtgcttccattttttaattcactcctcaaaatattttcagccAGCAGCCGCggcagtaaaaaaataaaagtaaaaaaaatacttatacatttttaagacatcGTTGTTAAAAAAGCTTGCCTTAATCGGCATAAATACTCtatgatttacaaaaatacattaaatatagaaaataacatccattttttattaaattagcactgatattttagatttaccctcaaaataaaatttatgaagtagttccatacttcataaattttattttgacagtttttagtttgaaaaatgatatgtattttgagcttcatatttgttagttttttttatttacttatgtcCATTAGgtatatagtttttatttttatgaataaattaaatacaaaattaatgtttaaaaaatgattaaaaaaaaaaatttttttttaaataagtaggTACTTGCATTTTTCTCTGgaaaaagggaattttttttttacgaaaaggggaaaaataaacgttttggtgttaaaaaaaggggatttttattttgaaaacctggGAACCCTGGATTAGCAGCGTATTTACTTTAACTCCTTACATTTCCGAATTAACTTTTTGAGACTTGGTTCACTTCAGCTTTAAGCCCTCCAactacactggtcggcaacgaaaatagagcttgaaccaaaccctacttttcttAAGGATATTTGTGTGCTGAGTCTGAATTCGAAGTCAaaatcgaattacatcaccgttaattttctttttgtaaatCTACTTATACAATCTCAAAATACTATATTAAAACGTTCtaaaggtatttatttttttttttttttaatattaatttttttttctcaaagatattgaaacaagaaatttatgatacatATCTTGAAatagttattgtttttttttttcaaagtaatgaatggttttttgaacaaGTTTGCATCGTCAGATTTGGACTTTAAAAAAGAACATATATAagggaaaaaatatatatttttgacaaaacatatcaaaaagaactttattgaaaattagtttttgagactttatagagaaaatagtgatgagtatagctcaaaaactaaacGTGAtaaaataaatctgtaaacagttttgaattcag
This DNA window, taken from Episyrphus balteatus chromosome 2, idEpiBalt1.1, whole genome shotgun sequence, encodes the following:
- the LOC129909660 gene encoding keratin, type I cytoskeletal 9-like, whose protein sequence is MQKFFIVLAFIGLAAADVSHLTNTYLPPRQSSISYQAPAQIISSPVVSTYQVQQEIQPQITYSQQPQITYSQQPQITYSQVQAPSVEIIDAGYDTGLSGISGNSISGGDSGYYGNSGLISAYDSGISGGNSYQGQGLSGGSGYQSVGQVIGGGGYSGGLSGGYSGGSGYQSGGQLIGGGSIGGGGGGIIRTISAPVISNSYESVGTQYGSNGGYVYERRH